CAATACGTTACATAACCACAAATCTAGACGAGATAACCAGAAGCCTCTTCCAGCTCCGGCGAAGGATCAAGCCTCGCTGGAGAAACAGAAGGATCCTTCAAAATCTGTCGAATCTCTGACATTTCACCCCATATACTATACTTTAGAAACGCAACCACAATTCCACCAACAAAGCttctcatctcactctttttgCGTTTACCGTTCTTACACATACAACCCGCCATAAACCCGACAAAACCGGGCAAATTATCGTCCAACATATCCATATGTCCGTAATCCGCAGCCACGAAATGTCCCTTCGTAGCCTTACACTCAATATAAAACTCCTCATGGTTCACTTCCGCTGGTGCGCATGGTGGCATCAGCATGTTACTCTTCGGTCCGAGACCCGTACCGATCACTGCAACCGGCATGTCCAGGTCGAATGATTCCGGTTTGTACGTTAAGATTTCGGGATCGGTTCTTATGCATTTGCTGATTCCTGCAACTGGATCTATTCCTACAAGAGCTGAAAACTTGATGGATGGGTCTAGTGTTGCGGCGTGGCCTAACGCAACCGCAAACGCGGTTTTACCACCGCGGCTATGACCCACGAGTGCGGTGTAGTTGCCATTAGCGTTTACTGAACTTGGGAGGTGAGCTTTGAGGTTTTTCGAAGTCCAGTTTATCACTTTTCCAGCATCGTCCACTTCCACTTGCCCTCCCGGCGGCAAAATCTTGCAAAGCTACATGtcataccaaaaaaacaaatgatattcAAATGGCTTaacttataaatttaaaataattaaaattcttGCTATTATATCCGTTTGATAAATAGGCAATTTAAATGTCTAGCTTATAAATTCACGTAATCAATGCATATACAACATGTATTTTATTTGGTATACATACCACCCGAAAAATGAAATACAAGtcgaatatattttaaacatattttattagttaggagaaggatttttttttttttaggagaAGGAAATTATATAGAATAGTTCTAATAACAACTATATTATTAGTAGACAAAAAGATCAACTCGATTTTATTTTACTTCCATAAACTTAATATACtataaataaacttaaaaaaatacatacctGTGGGGCTACAACAATGTAGCCATGAGAAGCTACGTGGTTAATAACATCAGAGTAGAAGTAGTTACGAAGATAGAATCCATGGAAGAATAAGACGACGGGGTAAGTTCCGGCG
This region of Brassica napus cultivar Da-Ae chromosome C5, Da-Ae, whole genome shotgun sequence genomic DNA includes:
- the LOC106416159 gene encoding chlorophyllase-1; translation: MAGKEDSETFFSAATPLAFELGSLPTTVIPADPSATDLTAPPKPVIITSPTVAGTYPVVLFFHGFYLRNYFYSDVINHVASHGYIVVAPQLCKILPPGGQVEVDDAGKVINWTSKNLKAHLPSSVNANGNYTALVGHSRGGKTAFAVALGHAATLDPSIKFSALVGIDPVAGISKCIRTDPEILTYKPESFDLDMPVAVIGTGLGPKSNMLMPPCAPAEVNHEEFYIECKATKGHFVAADYGHMDMLDDNLPGFVGFMAGCMCKNGKRKKSEMRSFVGGIVVAFLKYSIWGEMSEIRQILKDPSVSPARLDPSPELEEASGYLV